A window of the Plasmodium falciparum 3D7 genome assembly, chromosome: 3 genome harbors these coding sequences:
- a CDS encoding protein phosphatase inhibitor 2 yields MKKKVDKSVTKKTISWDEVTINEQDKERGSRMKILEPNTPFNFILMDSASEDEASKYGDVKGSDEGQNNIADDLINKLNQLVEKQENKGVSNIDFKEKRKKHYNEYKMLQKLRKSGTLDDIDEEYKPDNKDSNCDNSNMNESEE; encoded by the exons atgaaaaaaaaagttgaTAAATCCGTTAc aaaaaaaacaatatcaTGGGATGAAGTAACAATAAATGAACAAGATAAAGAAAGAGGTTCAAGGATGAAAATATTAGAGCCTAATACCCCcttcaattttattttaatg gATAGTGCTTCAGAAGATGAAGCATCAAAGTATGGGGATGTGAAAGGAAGTGATGAAGGACAA AATAATATTGCTGATGATttgataaataaattaaatcaaCTTGTGGAAAAGCAAGAAAATAAAGGAGTTTCGAATATTGACTTTAaggagaaaagaaaaaagcaTTACAATGAATATAAGATGTTACAAAAATTAAG AAAATCGGGAACATTAGATGATATTGATGAAGAGTACAAACCAGATAATAAAGATTCAAATTgtgataatagtaatatgaaTGAATCCGAAGAATAA
- a CDS encoding CPW-WPC family protein encodes MKFSFFSVVICFVILAYSASLNREKEKKKKKSDIHIESNKIDKNIKKFDYGTLKKKFHINDKDENVKDVNKYNEIGENGKNGKNEENEKNGKNGKNEKNEENGKNGKNEKNEENEKNKQPEGISVSLEKTNSLEETLVQINNEYNKCIDMIEKEIHDNIDDKESLKVKNELEKLCVIKKEKDEKEEYEKYKKKMKEKSMEMDMDNEKEERKRINDDIKSQLGISSKIEVTNEVLNDSLSEIKNCVRNYREKCPLNWKINKDNKLYCMAPESYKGPCERKLITNLDISEKIKIEKKCYLFWQCENNCVQDFENSICPLEWTMKNEEYCISPESYVGNCLNQINFINMTNKEKAIYSNLCDVRWPCKKKCEHDYSVLCPDEWIEGNDGYCFPTRNYKGNCKNKIYFKHLDKIMKETYEQKCQFSYPCINSCEKNYDDLCPNLWISINGNECAPSEYYNGSCKENYIFKKKNVEEKKMFENLCEVSYPCLKKCKRNYSYSCPIGWKETLSFCLAPNSYKFNCNKLIKNDMNEKEKIEISKKCHIFWPCENYEILLKKLIYNNMTEKDYLSIVNGPVDNTTGKVIYI; translated from the coding sequence ATGAAATTCAGTTTTTTTTCTGTtgttatttgttttgttattttaGCTTATTCAGCTAGCTTAAATagggaaaaggaaaaaaaaaaaaaaaaaagcgaTATACATATCGAAAGCAATAaaattgataaaaatataaaaaaattcgaCTATGGTACattgaagaaaaaatttcACATAAATGATAAGGATGAGAATGTAAAGgatgttaataaatataatgaaattggagaaaatggaaaaaatggaaaaaatgaagaaaatgaaaaaaatggaaaaaatggaaaaaatgaaaaaaatgaagaaaatggaaaaaatggaaaaaatgaaaaaaatgaagaaaatgaaaaaaataagcaACCTGAAGGGATATCTGTAAGCTTAGAAAAAACTAATTCCCTTGAAGAAACATtagtacaaataaataatgaatataataaatgtattgATATGattgaaaaagaaattcacgataatatagatgataaagaaagtttaaaagtaaaaaacgaattagaaaaattatgcgtaataaaaaaagaaaaagatgaaaaagaagaatatgagaaatataaaaaaaagatgaaagaAAAATCTATGGAAATGGATATggataatgaaaaagaagaaagaaaaagaataaatgatgatataaaatccCAATTAGGTATATCTAGTAAAATAGAAGTTACTAATGAAGTTTTAAATGATTCATTAtctgaaataaaaaattgtgTAAGAAATTATAGAGAAAAATGTCCATTGAActggaaaataaataaagataataaattatattgtatGGCTCCTGAATCATATAAAGGACCATGTGAAAGAAAATTAATAACTAATTTAGATATAAGTGAAAAGattaaaatagaaaaaaaatgttatctATTTTGGCAATGTGAAAATAATTGTGTACAAGATTTCGAAAATTCTATATGTCCTTTGGAATGGACaatgaaaaatgaagaatattGTATATCCCCTGAAAGTTATGTAGGAAATTGTTTGAATCAAATTAATTTCATAAATATgacaaataaagaaaaagctATTTATTCTAATTTATGTGATGTTAGATGGccatgtaaaaaaaaatgtgaacACGATTATTCTGTTCTTTGTCCAGATGAATGGATTGAAGGAAATGATGGATACTGTTTTCCTACACGTAATTATAAAGgaaattgtaaaaataaaatatatttcaaacaTTTAGATAAAATAATGAAGGAGACATATGAACAAAAATGTCAATTCAGTTATCCTTGTATTAATTCttgtgaaaaaaattatgatgattTATGTCCAAATTTATGGATATCAATAAATGGAAATGAATGTGCCCCATCCGAATATTATAATGGAAGTtgtaaagaaaattatatttttaaaaaaaaaaatgttgaggaaaagaaaatgttTGAAAATTTATGTGAAGTATCTTATCcatgtttaaaaaaatgtaaaagaaattattctTACAGTTGTCCTATTGGATGGAAAGAAACTTTATCTTTTTGCTTAGCTCctaattcatataaattcaattgtaataaattaataaaaaatgatatgaatgagaaggaaaaaatagaaatcaGTAAAAAGTGTCACATTTTTTGGCCCTgtgaaaattatgaaatacttttaaaaaaattaatttataataatatgacgGAGAAGGATTATTTATCGATAGTAAATGGGCCTGTTGATAATACAACAGGTAAagtcatatatatttga
- a CDS encoding T-complex protein 1 subunit epsilon — protein MNIAIDEYGQPFVILREEEKKRIKGIEAHKSNILAAKVVADILKSSIGPRGMDKIIVSEDNNVTVTNDGATILEKIDVQHECAKLLVELSKSQDNEIGDGTTGVVIIAGVLLEEAYALIDKGIHPLRIADGFENACNIALKVIEDIALTVDIEENDHKILKKVAKTSLSSKIVSSKKDLLSNIVVDAVLSVADMKRKDVRFDLIKIEGKTGGLLEESTLIKGIVLNKELSHSQMIKEVRNAKIAILTCPFEPPKPKIKHKLNITNVDAYRDLQAIEKKYFYDMVASLKKAGANFVICQWGFDDEANYLLLKENIPAIRWVGGVEMELIAIATGGKIIPRFEDIDESKLGKADLIREISHGTVNNPMVYIEGCSNTKAITILLRGGNQMMIEECERSVHDALCSVRNLIRDNRILPGGGSTEIYAALEIEKVADKCKGIEQYAIRAFGNALLSIPINLCNNMGLNSIDIISEIKTKIIQDKTKNLGIDCLNYKVGDMIERGIFETFNSKYNQFSLATQVVKMILKIDDVIAPNDFN, from the coding sequence ATGAATATTGCTATTGATGAGTATGGTCAACCCTTTGTTATATTAAGggaagaagaaaagaaacgAATTAAGGGGATTGAGGCACATAAGAGTAACATATTAGCAGCTAAGGTAGTAGCTGATATATTGAAAAGTTCAATAGGTCCAAGAGGTATGgataaaataatagtaaGTGAAGATAATAATGTAACTGTTACAAATGACGGAGCAACAATTTTGGAGAAAATTGATGTACAACATGAATGTGCTAAATTATTAGTAGAATTATCAAAAAGTCAAGATAATGAAATTGGAGATGGTACTACAGGAGTAGTTATTATAGCAGGTGTATTATTAGAAGAAGCTTATGCTTTAATTGATAAAGGAATACATCCTTTAAGAATAGCTGATGGATTTGAGAATGCTTGTAATATAGCATTAAAAGTTATAGAAGATATTGCTTTAACAGTAGATATTGAAGAAAATgatcataaaatattaaagaaagTAGCTAAAACATCCTTAAGTTCTAAAATCGTTTCTAGTAAAAAAGATTTATTATCCAATATTGTTGTCGATGCCGTTTTATCAGTTGCAgatatgaaaagaaaagatgTTCGTtttgatttaataaaaatagaagGTAAAACTGGAGGATTATTAGAAGAATCAACCTTAATAAAAGGTATtgttttaaataaagaattatcaCATTCTCAAATGATTAAAGAAGTTCGTAATGCAAAAATTGCTATTTTAACATGTCCATTTGAACCACCTAAAcccaaaataaaacataaattaaatataactaATGTAGACGCATATAGAGATTTACAAGCTatagaaaagaaatatttctATGATATGGTAGCTTCTCTTAAAAAAGCAGGAGCCAATTTTGTTATATGCCAATGGGGTTTTGACGATGAagcaaattatttattattaaaagaaaatataccaGCTATCAGATGGGTTGGAGGTGTCGAAATGGAATTAATAGCTATTGCCACCGGTGGAAAAATTATACCAAGATTTGAAGATATTGATGAATCTAAATTAGGTAAAGCAGATTTAATTCGAGAAATTAGTCATGGAACTGTAAACAATCCTATGGTTTATATTGAAGGATGCTCTAATACAAAAGCAATAACTATTTTATTAAGAGGTGGTAATCAAATGATGATTGAAGAATGTGAAAGAAGTGTTCATGATGCTCTCTGTTCTGTTCGTAATTTAATTAGAGATAACCGTATTTTACCAGGTGGAGGTTCAACCGAAATATATGCTGCTCTAGAAATAGAAAAAGTTGCTGATAAATGTAAAGGTATAGAACAATATGCTATCAGAGCTTTTGGTAATGCTTTATTATCTATACCTATCAACTTATGTAACAATATGGGTCTAAATAGTATTGATATCATTTCAGAAATTAAAACCAAAATTATTCAagacaaaacaaaaaatctAGGTATCGATTGTCTAAATTATAAAGTTGGTGATATGATTGAAAGAGGAATATTTGAAACTTTTAATTCAAAATATAACCAATTTTCTTTGGCTACACAAGTTGTTaaaatgatattaaaaattgaCGATGTTATAGCTCCAAACGACTTCAATTAA
- a CDS encoding protein transport protein SEC22 — protein MCDVVLLCRVSDGMTLVETNSETKSISHKLELKKLCKKLYSFPNLSTVTSNNFNYHFLIENGIAYIAVFPVTYPKKLAFLFLNDICKQFNEELMIQYGTHSIDYRSIIETIEKPYSFIKFDRKITKIKQEYKDPRSNIAIKKLNESLNEVSSIMKKNIDDILMRGENLEDVGRKAFNLKYESEKFKKVSRVLNLKYALYQYGILASIVIFFFLIIIFKNYF, from the exons atgtGCGATGTAGTATTACTTTGTAGAGTTAGTGATGGAATGACTTTGGTCGAAACGAATAGTGAGACAAAAAGTATTTCACATAAATTAGAATTAAAAAAgttatgtaaaaaattatactcTTTTCCAAATTTATCAACTGTTACATCTAACAATTTTAATTAcca ttTTCTTATTGAAAATGGCATAGCTTATATAGCTGTATTTCCTGTTACGTACCCAAAAAAATTagcttttttatttttaaacgATATTTGTAAACAATTTAATGAag AACTTATGATACAATATGGAACACATTCAATAGATTATAGGTCAATTATCGAAACGATAGAAAAGCCATActcatttattaaatttg atagaaaaattacaaaaataaagCAAGAATATAAAGACCCTCGTTCTAATATagcaataaaaaaattaaatgaaagtTTAAATGAAGTTAGCAGCATTATGAAGAAGAATATAGACGATATATTGATGAGGGGCGAAAATTTGGAAG ATGTTGGAAGAAAGGCATTTAATCTAAAATATGAATCGGAAAAg ttTAAGAAGGTTTCAAGGGTATTAAATCTAAAATATGCATTATATCAATATGGAATATTGGCATCAatagttatatttttttttttaattataatttttaaaaattatttttaa